The Diadema setosum chromosome 4, eeDiaSeto1, whole genome shotgun sequence genome window below encodes:
- the LOC140227753 gene encoding uncharacterized protein translates to MPNDKPPGKSKQGDGAWTNRLRGASPATPVDTDPQTPADHRSETLPLTMTNVKETLQAQIKEALCSDDIIERMQEVITDAILEKVTQSVYEAISLDLAQLKAEQHSVNAKLKALENDISKVQHDIEEQEQYSRRECLRFYGIPETKDENTDAVITDVVKKHLGITLQSSCIARSHRITPSSRQETERQQTPKPIIVKFAVYNTRQIVYDAKSRFKGSPIFVHEDLTLQRRSLVNAAAKKSSVKRVWTKDGKITALVKIYGKDDKRVPIRNMSDIERLQ, encoded by the coding sequence ATGCCGAATGATAAACCCCCTGGAAAGTCCAAGCAAGGTGACGGTGCATGGACAAATCGGCTTCGGGGAGCATCACCGGCTACTCCTGTTGACACAGACCCCCAGACCCCAGCTGATCACCGAAGTGAGACTTTACCATTGACCATGACAAACGTCAAAGAAACTCTTCAAGCGCAAATAAAGGAGGCATTGTGCTCGGATGACATAATTGAAAGAATGCAGGAGGTAATCACCGACGCCATTTTGGAGAAAGTGACACAGAGTGTGTACGAAGCAATTTCACTGGACCTAGCACAGCTGAAGGCCGAACAACACTCAGTGAATGCAAAACTGAAAGCATTGGAAAACGACATCTCAAAGGTACAGCATGACATTGAAGAACAGGAACAGTATTCCCGACGAGAATGTCTCAGATTCTACGGGATTCCAGAAACCAAGGACGAAAACACTGACGCCGTCATCACTGATGTCGTCAAGAAACACCTTGGCATCACCCTCCAGTCTTCATGCATTGCCAGGAGCCATCGTATTACACCCAGTTCCAGACAGGAAACAGAGCGACAACAGACGCCCAAACCCATCATCGTCAAATTTGCAGTCTACAACACTCGTCAAATTGTCTACGACGCGAAGTCCCGCTTCAAAGGCAGCCCGATCTTCGTTCACGAGGACCTGACGCTGCAGCGACGGTCACTCGTCAACGCCGCAGCGAAAAAGTCGTCCGTGAAGCGAGTATGGACCAAAGACGGAAAAATCACCGCGCTAGTCAAAATCTACGGGAAAGACGACAAGCGAGTCCCGATCAGAAACATGTCCGACATCGAGAGGCTGCAGTAA